A region from the Oscillospiraceae bacterium genome encodes:
- a CDS encoding helix-turn-helix transcriptional regulator, producing the protein MRNDFPRILSLLRKERNISQKAAAQKLGISQALLSHYEKGIRECGLDFVIAVADEYGVSTDYLLGRTSDRQGVQLMAEDIPEYDDSGDKTFNGSVVATLNKKLIVNTVSIVFDQLRSPKLKDLTTEISAYLSLALYKVFHILYCANPKNPRAMFAIREGLSTGLSNAAMQVSEAYMTTLCSGDAIGEYSPVTPEIAPEMSPEQLSSRYQQTAASLFNVVSAAESRMGAKPKK; encoded by the coding sequence ATGAGAAACGACTTTCCGCGCATTTTATCATTACTGCGTAAGGAACGAAATATAAGCCAAAAGGCTGCCGCCCAAAAACTCGGCATCAGCCAGGCGCTTTTATCCCATTATGAAAAAGGTATCCGAGAATGCGGATTGGATTTTGTGATCGCTGTCGCCGACGAATACGGCGTCTCGACCGACTATCTGTTGGGCCGGACGTCCGACCGGCAGGGCGTACAGCTTATGGCAGAGGATATCCCCGAATATGACGATTCCGGTGATAAAACCTTTAACGGCAGCGTCGTTGCAACCCTGAACAAGAAGTTAATTGTCAATACAGTAAGTATAGTTTTCGATCAGCTTCGTTCACCGAAATTAAAGGATCTGACCACCGAGATTAGCGCATATCTGTCACTGGCTTTGTATAAAGTATTTCATATTCTGTATTGTGCCAATCCCAAGAATCCCCGTGCGATGTTTGCGATTCGGGAGGGGCTTTCGACCGGCTTGAGCAACGCGGCGATGCAGGTGAGTGAGGCTTATATGACCACGCTTTGTTCCGGGGACGCAATCGGCGAATACAGCCCTGTGACACCGGAAATCGCACCGGAGATGTCTCCGGAGCAGTTATCCTCCCGTTATCAGCAAACCGCCGCCTCGCTGTTCAACGTCGTCAGCGCGGCCGAATCGAGGATGGGCGCCAAGCCCAAGAAATAG
- a CDS encoding ABC transporter ATP-binding protein yields MGDLVIDVSDLRKVYRIGQEKVVALDRVNIQVERGTICCLLGTSGSGKSTLLNMLAGLEKPTKGTITIDGNHIDKMNEKSLAKYRQGNIGFVFQGYNLIPSMTALENVALPLTFEGVPRKARLKAAKDILTNVGLGDHLNHRPDQLSGGQQQRVGIARAFVAAPKIVFADEPTGNLDSKTTTEIMDLIVREIRKNHGTLVLVTHDRDLAKYADKIFHVLDGNILSVEENEHPQIVTQSAEVH; encoded by the coding sequence ATGGGAGATCTGGTGATTGACGTAAGCGACCTGAGGAAGGTCTACCGGATCGGTCAGGAAAAGGTTGTTGCGCTTGATCGTGTCAATATACAGGTAGAACGCGGTACAATTTGCTGTCTGCTCGGGACTTCGGGTTCGGGTAAATCGACGCTTTTAAACATGCTGGCCGGGCTCGAAAAACCGACCAAAGGTACGATTACAATCGACGGAAACCACATCGACAAAATGAACGAAAAGTCGCTGGCGAAATACCGGCAGGGGAACATCGGGTTCGTGTTTCAAGGTTACAATCTGATTCCGTCAATGACCGCATTGGAGAATGTGGCGCTGCCGCTGACCTTTGAGGGAGTGCCGAGAAAAGCACGGTTAAAGGCCGCGAAAGATATTCTGACAAACGTGGGACTCGGCGACCATCTGAATCACAGACCGGACCAGCTTTCGGGCGGACAACAGCAGCGGGTTGGCATTGCGCGGGCGTTTGTGGCAGCGCCGAAAATTGTCTTTGCGGACGAGCCGACCGGGAATCTCGACTCCAAGACCACCACCGAGATCATGGATTTGATCGTACGCGAGATCCGAAAAAACCACGGCACGCTGGTACTTGTTACGCACGACCGGGATTTGGCGAAATACGCTGATAAGATTTTTCATGTCCTTGACGGGAACATCCTCAGCGTTGAAGAAAACGAACATCCGCAGATTGTTACGCAGTCAGCGGAAGTACATTGA
- a CDS encoding transglutaminase domain-containing protein, whose product MRLNKLTPLFLAAVLLLTGCSETSSVISVTSIEVSGSTASVSEPDFSVVEVSQESSVASSQPQPETILPEQLKLDTQKIYLADGQSYTINSVVYPADALGKQLVWSSTDNSVASIKEGVVEFVNPGSAVITASTLLGDLTESCQVECITICDTVDKLASVLKVSLLSEDSVFNAYLYDTALLEDLTIDPVYGLYSADVKEKIYFVGDETMSEVYPVTFQLTPNFASSCLTALSSGNLTGLSLLQSQACNSAKKFAEAQLSSGLSDYQKIKIIHDYIVKNGNLDALAGEDAAYSETVAYSVLASDIAVSDGYADAFQLLAGIAGIETRVIVGTVNSQRRVWNLVKLNDSWYHIDIVADDRADMTDGTLNYDYFMISDTRIALTHSWNKAVSLLAPDDYIEK is encoded by the coding sequence ATGCGGTTAAACAAGTTGACTCCGCTTTTTTTGGCAGCTGTACTGCTCTTAACGGGCTGCAGTGAAACTTCTTCCGTTATATCCGTAACCTCCATTGAAGTCTCCGGCAGTACCGCCTCGGTATCCGAGCCCGACTTCTCCGTTGTAGAGGTTTCTCAGGAATCCTCTGTCGCATCATCTCAGCCGCAGCCCGAGACAATCCTCCCGGAGCAGCTCAAGCTCGATACGCAAAAGATTTATCTCGCCGATGGACAGTCCTACACCATCAACTCGGTTGTCTATCCCGCCGATGCACTCGGAAAACAATTGGTCTGGAGCAGCACGGACAACTCTGTGGCCTCTATAAAAGAAGGCGTTGTCGAATTTGTCAATCCCGGTTCAGCGGTAATCACCGCATCAACACTGCTCGGAGATCTGACCGAAAGTTGTCAAGTCGAATGTATCACCATTTGTGATACCGTTGATAAATTGGCATCCGTCTTAAAGGTCTCTCTTCTATCCGAAGACAGTGTTTTCAACGCCTATCTTTATGACACAGCGCTTCTCGAGGATCTCACGATCGATCCGGTTTACGGTCTTTATTCAGCCGATGTAAAGGAAAAGATCTATTTTGTCGGAGACGAGACCATGTCAGAGGTTTATCCGGTCACTTTCCAATTGACGCCGAATTTTGCCTCAAGCTGTCTGACCGCGCTTTCTTCAGGCAATCTCACCGGGCTCTCTTTGCTGCAAAGCCAAGCTTGCAATTCTGCAAAGAAATTTGCCGAAGCCCAACTCTCCTCCGGCCTTTCCGATTATCAGAAAATAAAAATTATTCACGATTATATTGTTAAAAACGGCAATTTAGACGCTTTAGCCGGAGAAGACGCCGCTTATTCGGAAACTGTTGCTTACAGTGTTTTAGCGAGTGATATCGCCGTCAGCGACGGCTATGCGGACGCTTTTCAGTTGTTGGCCGGCATCGCCGGTATTGAAACTCGTGTGATCGTCGGAACGGTAAATTCTCAGCGCCGTGTCTGGAATCTGGTCAAGCTCAATGACAGCTGGTATCACATCGACATCGTGGCTGACGATCGCGCCGATATGACGGACGGCACTTTAAATTATGACTACTTTATGATCAGCGACACACGCATCGCTCTTACGCATTCCTGGAACAAGGCTGTCAGCCTGCTTGCGCCTGATGATTACATTGAAAAATAA
- the spo0A gene encoding sporulation transcription factor Spo0A encodes MKQRILITQDNTQNASELANSLTRAGIEVSTVPRNGKVVLEMMRASTKFDAALIDFNLAGIDAIGVINEARTISPGTKIMVMTAFLTGELERQVFAAGGQYLLLKPFDPQIAVDRLLSLTGMSGAERGFHEMSDSELLMMVTEIIHQVGVPAHIKGYQYLRDSIVMCINDGEYINAVTKMLYPDVAKKHSTTASRVERAIRHAIEVAWDRGDIDVLNTLFGYTIHTGRGKPTNSEFIAMIADKLKLRIDNEKQRRFSSLRAPDKSELLKI; translated from the coding sequence ATGAAGCAACGGATACTGATCACGCAGGATAACACCCAAAACGCCTCGGAATTGGCAAATTCTTTAACTCGAGCCGGAATTGAGGTGTCTACCGTTCCTCGGAACGGGAAGGTGGTTTTGGAGATGATGAGAGCATCGACAAAATTCGACGCTGCATTGATTGACTTCAATCTCGCCGGCATCGACGCCATCGGCGTCATCAACGAGGCAAGGACCATCAGCCCAGGGACAAAAATTATGGTCATGACAGCTTTTCTAACAGGGGAACTTGAGCGTCAGGTCTTTGCGGCCGGCGGACAGTATTTGTTGCTGAAACCGTTTGACCCTCAGATTGCAGTAGACCGCCTGCTGAGTTTGACGGGAATGTCCGGTGCAGAGAGGGGTTTCCATGAGATGTCGGACAGCGAACTGTTGATGATGGTGACCGAGATCATTCATCAGGTGGGCGTGCCGGCACATATCAAAGGATATCAATATCTGAGGGACTCCATTGTGATGTGTATCAACGACGGGGAGTACATAAACGCAGTGACAAAGATGCTCTATCCCGATGTTGCAAAAAAACACAGCACAACCGCATCACGCGTAGAGCGAGCAATCCGTCATGCCATCGAAGTCGCTTGGGATCGCGGAGATATTGACGTTTTAAATACTTTGTTCGGTTATACAATTCATACAGGCAGAGGAAAACCGACCAATTCGGAATTTATCGCCATGATTGCGGACAAGCTGAAATTGCGTATCGACAATGAAAAACAGCGTCGCTTTTCGTCGCTGCGAGCGCCGGATAAAAGCGAGCTGTTGAAAATTTAA
- a CDS encoding LacI family DNA-binding transcriptional regulator yields MANEKKSKNVMSLADIADALGLSKSTISRVIAGKGNFSEQTRAKVLEYIANHDYRPNVIAQRLATSRTGNIGVVMPADAFLSVNTFFQVCLMGICQEAVEHNYDIVVTSATEKDCTYLQRLISRRSVDGVILMRSLVKDVCMECLTKADIPFAVIGSTADQGVLQVDVPHAKACEELTTRLLETTEKQTGFILGSSHYIVNLNRKIGFEEAVHKSNIRPAERVVPDVFTKESIYEAVDRLIAKGAGTIICGDDQICLTALGRLDERGISPGKDIRIAAFYDNPALKNRSITAIEVDDMALGAMAVEKLVGQLDGKRVSERNPGYFINYRASTGDLRS; encoded by the coding sequence ATGGCGAACGAAAAAAAGAGTAAAAACGTGATGTCACTGGCAGATATTGCTGATGCACTCGGACTTTCAAAGTCCACAATTTCAAGGGTAATTGCCGGGAAGGGGAACTTCAGCGAACAAACCAGAGCAAAGGTTTTAGAATATATTGCAAACCACGATTATCGCCCCAATGTCATTGCACAGCGTCTGGCTACAAGCAGGACGGGAAATATCGGCGTCGTCATGCCGGCTGATGCGTTTTTAAGCGTCAATACGTTTTTCCAAGTCTGTCTGATGGGGATTTGTCAGGAGGCGGTAGAGCATAATTATGATATCGTAGTAACGTCGGCAACCGAGAAAGACTGTACTTATCTTCAACGATTGATATCCAGAAGGTCTGTGGATGGGGTTATTCTGATGCGGTCACTGGTCAAAGACGTATGCATGGAATGTCTCACAAAAGCCGATATACCCTTTGCCGTGATCGGCTCAACAGCGGATCAGGGAGTTTTACAGGTGGACGTGCCCCATGCAAAGGCCTGCGAAGAACTGACGACGCGGCTTTTGGAAACGACCGAAAAGCAGACCGGTTTTATCTTGGGAAGTTCGCATTATATTGTAAATCTCAACCGCAAAATAGGATTTGAGGAAGCTGTGCACAAGTCGAATATCAGACCGGCGGAAAGAGTGGTTCCGGACGTCTTTACCAAAGAGAGCATTTATGAGGCCGTCGACCGGCTCATTGCAAAAGGTGCAGGCACCATTATTTGCGGAGATGACCAGATCTGTCTGACGGCGCTCGGACGGCTGGACGAACGGGGAATTTCGCCGGGGAAAGACATCCGGATTGCGGCTTTTTATGATAATCCGGCCTTGAAAAATCGTTCGATTACAGCAATCGAAGTCGACGACATGGCGCTCGGAGCAATGGCGGTTGAAAAATTGGTCGGACAATTGGACGGGAAACGGGTATCCGAGCGAAACCCGGGATATTTTATCAATTACAGAGCTTCGACCGGAGATCTCAGAAGCTGA
- a CDS encoding glycosyl hydrolase 53 family protein produces MMKVRKSIRGLFMPLALCLLLSYGCVYNPMPNAAEYGNDVPESSLFVDKIENLSDDFIMGADISSVISLENSGVKFYDFSGNEQDIFVTLAQNGVNYIRVRVWNDPFDAAGNGYGGGNCDIETAILIGKRATAAGLKLLVDFHYSDFWADPSKQQTPKAWADMDIDQKCTALYDYTLDCLTKLKKAGVDVGMVQLGNETTTGLAGEHTWMNICALMAAGAKASREVNKNTLIAVHFTNPENAANYEKFARNLDKYNLDYDVFASSYYPYWHGTLDNLTAILKKIADTYGKKVMVAEMSYAYTAEDSDFNANIIGEEKNYTKNYPLTVQGQATAVAETIRAVADVGEAGIGFFYWEPAWISVGGASFEENSVLWEKYGSGWASSYSAEYDPDDAGIYYGGSAWDNQAMFDSTGHPLESLKIFKYVYTGTTCEVAVDATEDVELTVRLKEEIKLPETVTAIMNDGTTKQVPVTWEQADLTAMSNGEVAKYVINGEAGGKKAVCYLSMVERNYIDNYSFEDDDISMWKVDNLSNVDELYVLDKSTDALTGSKSFHFWSESEVAFTLEQTVTGLAPGIYNFSLSIQGGDAEVQNIYIYTIVNGEKKTETAEISSWRVWDSPTIENISVNGEITVGIYVKCGAGAWGTIDDVLLNPVE; encoded by the coding sequence ATGATGAAGGTGAGAAAGAGCATCCGTGGTTTATTTATGCCACTTGCCCTGTGTCTGCTTTTGTCTTACGGCTGTGTTTATAATCCCATGCCGAACGCAGCGGAGTATGGTAACGACGTTCCCGAGAGTTCACTTTTCGTCGATAAAATCGAGAATCTGTCCGACGATTTTATTATGGGTGCGGATATCTCAAGCGTGATCTCTTTGGAAAACAGCGGCGTAAAATTCTATGATTTTAGCGGAAATGAACAGGATATCTTTGTCACACTGGCGCAAAACGGCGTCAATTATATCCGCGTCAGGGTTTGGAACGACCCATTTGATGCCGCGGGCAACGGATACGGCGGCGGCAACTGTGATATCGAGACGGCAATATTAATCGGAAAACGGGCTACGGCAGCGGGTTTGAAACTGCTGGTGGATTTTCACTATTCCGATTTTTGGGCTGATCCGAGTAAGCAGCAGACTCCAAAAGCTTGGGCCGATATGGATATCGATCAAAAATGTACTGCACTCTATGATTATACGCTGGACTGCCTGACCAAGCTGAAAAAGGCAGGCGTCGACGTCGGGATGGTGCAATTAGGCAACGAGACGACAACGGGGCTTGCGGGAGAGCACACCTGGATGAACATCTGCGCACTGATGGCGGCAGGTGCAAAAGCCAGCCGCGAGGTCAATAAGAATACGTTGATTGCCGTACACTTTACAAATCCCGAAAATGCGGCGAATTACGAAAAATTCGCCCGCAATCTCGACAAATATAATTTGGATTACGATGTTTTCGCCTCAAGTTATTACCCCTATTGGCACGGTACACTCGATAATCTCACCGCAATTTTGAAAAAAATTGCCGACACCTACGGCAAAAAGGTAATGGTGGCTGAGATGTCATATGCTTATACAGCCGAGGACAGTGACTTCAATGCCAATATCATCGGTGAAGAAAAGAATTATACGAAAAACTATCCGCTGACGGTGCAGGGACAGGCGACTGCAGTGGCAGAAACCATTCGGGCGGTGGCGGATGTCGGCGAAGCGGGAATCGGGTTCTTTTACTGGGAACCGGCTTGGATCAGCGTCGGCGGTGCGAGTTTTGAGGAAAACAGTGTATTGTGGGAAAAATACGGCAGCGGCTGGGCTTCTTCGTATTCGGCGGAATATGATCCCGATGACGCGGGTATTTATTACGGAGGCAGTGCGTGGGATAATCAGGCGATGTTCGACAGCACCGGCCATCCGCTGGAGTCATTGAAAATTTTTAAATACGTCTATACCGGTACGACCTGCGAAGTTGCGGTTGATGCGACTGAGGACGTCGAACTGACCGTTCGTTTGAAAGAAGAAATCAAGTTGCCGGAGACCGTGACAGCGATTATGAATGACGGCACAACCAAACAGGTTCCGGTCACTTGGGAACAAGCCGATTTGACGGCTATGTCAAACGGTGAGGTCGCTAAATATGTTATCAACGGAGAGGCAGGCGGCAAAAAGGCGGTTTGTTACCTGTCGATGGTCGAACGCAATTACATCGATAATTACAGTTTTGAAGACGACGATATCTCGATGTGGAAGGTTGATAACCTCTCGAATGTCGACGAACTCTATGTGCTCGATAAGTCTACCGATGCACTCACGGGGAGCAAGTCGTTTCATTTCTGGAGCGAGAGCGAAGTGGCGTTTACGCTTGAGCAGACAGTCACGGGACTTGCGCCGGGAATTTATAATTTCTCTCTATCGATTCAAGGCGGGGATGCCGAGGTACAGAATATCTATATTTACACGATTGTCAACGGCGAAAAGAAAACCGAAACGGCTGAGATCAGTTCCTGGCGGGTATGGGACAGTCCGACGATTGAGAATATCAGTGTGAACGGTGAGATCACGGTAGGCATCTATGTTAAATGCGGGGCCGGTGCATGGGGCACGATTGACGACGTGCTGCTCAACCCGGTGGAATGA
- a CDS encoding zeta toxin family protein, with protein MGGVNGAGKSSLSGVLQSERKDLGEIINVDDIAAEREISNIEAGKIALGRIKQLMNKGLNFTQETTLSGVKTFQTIGRARRRGYYIRLYYVGLETVEESIMRIRIRAENGGHFIPEADVVRRFNFRYSNLMRILPQCDEVHFYDNCNGFVEVARIVEGQLFFRGALTPKWMVELSSYIQRAKDNNRM; from the coding sequence ATCGGCGGCGTAAACGGCGCCGGGAAGTCCAGTTTATCCGGTGTGCTCCAATCCGAGCGTAAAGATCTGGGCGAAATAATAAATGTAGATGACATCGCTGCCGAGAGAGAAATTTCTAACATCGAAGCGGGTAAAATTGCGTTGGGCAGAATAAAGCAGCTGATGAATAAAGGGCTTAATTTTACTCAGGAGACAACTTTATCCGGTGTCAAAACCTTTCAAACGATCGGCCGTGCCCGCCGCAGAGGATATTATATCCGTCTGTATTATGTCGGGCTTGAGACCGTTGAGGAAAGTATCATGCGCATCCGTATTCGTGCGGAAAACGGCGGTCATTTTATTCCCGAAGCCGATGTTGTCAGACGGTTTAATTTCCGATATTCAAATCTTATGCGGATTTTACCTCAATGTGATGAGGTGCATTTTTACGATAATTGCAACGGGTTTGTGGAAGTTGCCCGGATTGTGGAGGGACAGTTATTTTTCCGGGGTGCCCTGACGCCGAAGTGGATGGTTGAATTGAGTAGTTATATCCAAAGAGCCAAAGACAACAATCGAATGTGA
- a CDS encoding extracellular solute-binding protein gives MKKLAVVLLAFVMVLACGILPACSSTPAEKEDILVWAADEVVEFTQTKCDEFLAANPDLAEKFTITVSAMGEGEAATQMITDVEAGADVFAFAQDQLGRLVQAGALSPLGGTYMTDAQANNDAGSVAAATMGDTMYAYPLTSDNGYFLFYDKSVVTDPSTLDGILTQCENAGKYFYMENQSGWYLVTFFFGAGCHYTTTANSEGAINTVDCDFNSAAGLGAFKALIAMAQNPGFQRSDSFAAQFNPDGGQAGAAISGTWDAANIKGYLGDNYGVSKLPTMTVDGQQVQMGAWGGFKLLGVNPTQSAEAVVASHKLAAYLTSGDVQLARYNAKGWGPSNKTAQQDSAVLADEALAALQAQLVYSPAQPQCSANYWTKMEAFGTDVNAGVYNDYTDAQLQTVLDDLVAYLKADVTQ, from the coding sequence ATGAAGAAACTTGCGGTAGTACTATTGGCATTCGTCATGGTACTTGCGTGCGGCATTCTGCCGGCGTGCAGCAGCACCCCGGCGGAAAAGGAAGATATCCTCGTATGGGCCGCTGACGAGGTCGTGGAATTCACACAGACCAAATGCGACGAATTCCTTGCGGCCAATCCCGACCTCGCCGAAAAGTTCACCATCACGGTTTCCGCGATGGGCGAAGGTGAAGCGGCGACCCAGATGATCACCGACGTTGAAGCCGGCGCCGACGTATTCGCCTTTGCGCAGGATCAGCTCGGCCGTTTGGTGCAGGCAGGCGCACTCAGCCCACTGGGCGGAACGTATATGACAGATGCGCAGGCCAATAATGACGCCGGTTCGGTTGCGGCTGCAACGATGGGTGATACGATGTATGCCTATCCGCTGACCAGTGACAACGGCTATTTCCTGTTCTATGACAAGAGCGTTGTCACCGATCCTTCAACGCTGGATGGGATCCTGACACAGTGTGAGAACGCCGGAAAGTATTTCTACATGGAAAACCAGAGCGGTTGGTATCTGGTCACCTTCTTCTTCGGCGCGGGTTGCCACTACACCACAACCGCTAACAGTGAAGGTGCCATTAACACCGTTGACTGTGACTTCAATTCCGCAGCCGGTTTGGGGGCCTTCAAGGCGCTGATCGCAATGGCTCAGAATCCGGGATTCCAGCGCAGCGACAGTTTTGCTGCACAGTTCAACCCCGACGGCGGTCAAGCAGGTGCGGCGATCTCCGGAACTTGGGATGCTGCCAACATCAAGGGCTATTTGGGCGACAATTACGGCGTTTCCAAACTGCCGACGATGACGGTTGACGGACAACAGGTTCAGATGGGCGCTTGGGGCGGCTTTAAACTGCTGGGCGTCAATCCGACCCAGAGTGCGGAAGCGGTTGTTGCGTCTCACAAACTCGCAGCTTATTTGACAAGCGGCGATGTCCAGCTGGCGCGTTATAATGCCAAAGGCTGGGGTCCGTCCAACAAGACCGCGCAGCAGGATTCGGCGGTTCTGGCGGATGAAGCTCTTGCAGCCCTTCAGGCACAGCTGGTCTATTCACCGGCGCAGCCGCAGTGCAGCGCCAACTACTGGACCAAGATGGAGGCGTTCGGCACCGACGTCAATGCGGGTGTTTATAACGACTACACCGATGCCCAGCTGCAGACAGTGCTCGACGATCTTGTCGCCTATCTGAAAGCGGATGTCACACAGTAA
- a CDS encoding ABC transporter permease, protein MKKTDIALMALGNFRRRKARSVLTVLGVVIGVASIVVMISLGVALNVNFSKEMENMGDLTLVNVYPNWSEGKEVPLTDDAVKELQTIDGVIAVSPQVSLYGHFISGKYHANVSIIGVRRDIMEKLGFTVASGEMLPETSTAAGKTFSCLFGSQVASFFYNPRDNGSWGGGGIAYKEAIAPGGVVVDDGEYQEPVLLVDPLTDRIQFTFDYNYKMPNTYDDGNTNVAKVYTLDITGVLASENGEKDYNVYVDMETALKLKKEYDKYNGNKTSAKITYDQIYVKAKTMNETIDIAKQIQDLGYQAYANAEWIASYQKQMQSIQLILGGIGAVSLLVAAIGITNTMIMSIYERTREIGIMKVIGCVVGDIRSLFLYEAGIIGLVGGAIGIGFSYALSFVLNKVGGGSLFGGMDGSKLSVIPAWLALGAVLFAVLVGLIAGFLPAHRATRLSALEAMRY, encoded by the coding sequence ATGAAGAAGACTGATATTGCGCTGATGGCGTTGGGTAACTTCCGGCGCCGGAAAGCACGTTCCGTTTTGACGGTACTCGGTGTTGTCATCGGCGTGGCGTCAATCGTGGTTATGATCTCGCTGGGCGTCGCATTGAACGTGAACTTCTCCAAAGAGATGGAGAACATGGGCGACCTGACGTTGGTCAATGTCTATCCGAACTGGAGCGAGGGTAAGGAAGTTCCGTTGACTGATGATGCGGTTAAAGAACTGCAGACCATTGACGGCGTAATTGCGGTTTCTCCGCAAGTATCCCTATATGGCCACTTCATCTCCGGAAAATATCACGCGAATGTCTCGATAATCGGCGTACGCCGCGACATCATGGAAAAACTCGGTTTTACGGTGGCGAGCGGTGAGATGCTGCCCGAGACTTCGACTGCCGCCGGAAAGACTTTTAGTTGCCTTTTCGGTTCACAGGTTGCCTCGTTCTTTTATAATCCGAGGGACAACGGCAGCTGGGGCGGCGGAGGTATTGCTTACAAAGAAGCCATAGCCCCCGGCGGTGTCGTCGTTGATGACGGTGAATACCAAGAACCGGTATTATTAGTCGACCCTTTGACGGATCGCATCCAGTTCACTTTCGACTATAACTATAAGATGCCCAATACTTATGACGACGGCAATACCAATGTCGCCAAGGTCTATACGCTCGACATCACAGGCGTGCTTGCGTCAGAAAACGGCGAGAAGGACTATAATGTCTATGTCGACATGGAGACGGCCCTCAAGCTGAAGAAGGAATACGACAAATACAACGGTAACAAAACAAGCGCGAAAATTACCTACGACCAGATCTATGTCAAGGCTAAAACAATGAACGAGACCATCGACATTGCCAAGCAGATTCAGGATCTCGGGTATCAGGCCTATGCTAATGCCGAATGGATTGCCAGTTATCAAAAGCAGATGCAGAGCATCCAGCTGATTCTGGGCGGCATCGGTGCGGTTTCGCTGCTGGTTGCCGCGATCGGCATTACCAACACGATGATTATGTCCATCTATGAGCGCACCCGTGAGATCGGCATTATGAAAGTCATCGGCTGCGTGGTCGGCGATATCCGTTCGTTGTTTCTGTATGAGGCAGGTATTATCGGTTTGGTCGGCGGTGCGATTGGCATTGGATTTAGCTATGCACTATCGTTTGTCTTAAATAAGGTGGGCGGCGGCTCATTGTTCGGCGGAATGGACGGCAGCAAACTGTCGGTAATTCCGGCATGGTTGGCGCTCGGTGCGGTGTTGTTCGCCGTACTCGTCGGGCTGATCGCCGGGTTTCTGCCGGCGCACAGAGCTACGCGGCTCTCCGCGCTTGAGGCCATGAGATATTAG